In one Arthrobacter jinronghuae genomic region, the following are encoded:
- a CDS encoding RecQ family ATP-dependent DNA helicase, whose amino-acid sequence MHVTRETLARTASEIFGWDTAREGQLEAMTAVAAGRDVLCVMPTGHGKSAVYQVPAFALPGVAVVISPLIALQGDQADAINAAAGATRAYVLNSTQPQSAVDAAWAAAEDKDEDRRAKFLFLAPEQLAREEVFKRLKALDVSILVIDEAHCVSAWGHDFRPDYLQLGSLAEALDRPVVALTATAAPPVRTEIAEVLRLKDPFLIAQGFDRPNLYLSVQMHVEADDKRQAVMESVLGLTHPGLVYVATRRETEEYAEDLAKAGLRAAPYHSGRPAGERKEVHRQFLNDELDVVVATTAFGMGIDKPNVRYVVHAGIPDSIDSYYQEIGRGGRDGQPAAAVLHYRPEDLGLRRFFASKRADDQSLRQLLAALRAERGTVTQAHLSQKLGVSSRRLSGLLNLLNAAGAVTASKKGYRARRMAPDEAVAAAVDYAERRESIDQSRVDMARQYAETSGCRRQFLLGYFGEDLPEPCGNCDNCEKAAAEADIPVEELQVLAAAEAPNLPFPLQSTVTHSEWGPGVVMSYEEETVTVLFEAEGYKTLSIDLVLEKELLKPRNQ is encoded by the coding sequence ATGCACGTTACGCGGGAAACGCTGGCCCGAACGGCCTCGGAAATCTTCGGCTGGGACACAGCCCGCGAAGGGCAACTGGAAGCCATGACGGCCGTGGCTGCCGGCAGGGACGTCCTGTGCGTTATGCCCACCGGTCACGGGAAATCCGCCGTCTATCAGGTGCCGGCCTTCGCCCTGCCCGGCGTCGCCGTCGTCATTTCGCCGTTGATTGCACTTCAAGGCGATCAGGCGGACGCCATTAACGCCGCAGCCGGGGCTACCCGTGCCTATGTCCTGAACTCCACCCAGCCACAGAGCGCCGTTGATGCCGCCTGGGCGGCCGCTGAAGACAAAGACGAAGACCGGCGGGCCAAGTTCCTCTTCCTGGCCCCCGAACAGCTGGCCCGCGAAGAAGTCTTCAAGCGGCTCAAGGCACTGGACGTTTCCATCCTGGTGATCGATGAGGCGCACTGTGTTTCCGCATGGGGCCACGACTTCCGCCCGGATTACCTCCAGCTGGGCTCGCTCGCAGAAGCCCTGGACCGTCCGGTGGTGGCGCTGACCGCTACCGCCGCTCCCCCGGTGCGGACCGAGATTGCCGAGGTGCTTCGCCTGAAGGATCCCTTCCTGATTGCCCAGGGGTTCGACCGCCCCAACCTCTACCTGTCCGTGCAGATGCATGTGGAGGCCGACGATAAACGGCAGGCCGTCATGGAGAGCGTCCTTGGACTGACCCATCCCGGGCTCGTCTACGTGGCCACCCGTAGGGAAACGGAGGAATACGCCGAGGACCTTGCCAAGGCCGGGCTGCGCGCCGCGCCCTACCACTCCGGCCGGCCCGCCGGGGAGCGCAAGGAGGTCCACCGGCAGTTCCTCAATGACGAGCTGGACGTAGTGGTGGCCACCACCGCCTTCGGCATGGGCATCGACAAGCCCAACGTCCGGTACGTGGTGCACGCCGGCATACCGGACTCCATCGACAGCTATTACCAGGAGATCGGACGGGGCGGGCGCGATGGGCAGCCGGCAGCCGCCGTGCTGCATTACCGTCCGGAGGATCTGGGCCTGCGGCGCTTCTTCGCCAGCAAACGCGCCGATGATCAGTCCCTCCGCCAGCTGCTGGCCGCACTGCGCGCCGAGCGAGGCACCGTGACGCAGGCCCACCTGAGCCAGAAGCTGGGCGTCAGCTCCCGACGGCTGTCCGGCCTGCTTAACCTGCTGAATGCTGCCGGAGCCGTCACCGCATCCAAGAAGGGCTACCGGGCCCGCAGGATGGCACCCGACGAGGCAGTGGCAGCGGCGGTGGACTACGCCGAGCGGCGGGAGAGCATCGACCAGTCCCGGGTGGATATGGCCCGGCAGTATGCCGAAACATCCGGTTGCCGCCGGCAGTTCCTGCTTGGATACTTCGGCGAGGACCTGCCGGAGCCCTGCGGCAACTGCGATAACTGCGAGAAGGCCGCGGCGGAGGCAGACATCCCGGTCGAGGAGCTGCAGGTGCTGGCGGCCGCGGAAGCACCCAATCTGCCCTTCCCCCTGCAGTCCACCGTCACGCACTCGGAGTGGGGACCCGGCGTCGTGATGAGCTACGAGGAGGAGACGGTGACCGTCCTGTTCGAAGCGGAGGGCTACAAGACCCTGTCGATCGACCTGGTGCTCGAAAAGGAACTCCTCAAGCCGCGAAA
- a CDS encoding cytochrome c oxidase assembly protein → MHNHGSAFPVESLFFIPAVVALVAYWAGARSPRSGRWPWYRTAFFTLGVAAVLVTVLNPLAELAHRDFAVLSFSHLLAGMLSPLLLVLSRPFTLALRTLDVFPARRLSRVLRSRFARFLSFPVTAALLNTGGMILMFRTGLLQAMQESMPVHWLVTFHLLAAGYLFTASIVGRDPSPHRAGYRLRAIVLVLSIAAHNILAKGIYADPPPGIPAAAAETGALVMYYGGGILELVLIVLLCRQWYASVRPRGKVASAIHPQ, encoded by the coding sequence ATGCATAACCACGGCAGTGCCTTTCCCGTAGAGTCGCTGTTCTTCATCCCCGCCGTAGTTGCCCTGGTCGCCTACTGGGCGGGTGCGCGTTCGCCGCGCTCCGGCCGTTGGCCCTGGTACCGGACGGCTTTCTTCACGCTGGGCGTGGCAGCCGTGCTGGTTACGGTCCTGAACCCCCTGGCCGAACTGGCCCACCGGGATTTCGCGGTACTGAGCTTTTCGCATCTCCTGGCCGGGATGCTCTCCCCGCTGCTGCTGGTGCTCTCCCGGCCGTTCACCCTGGCACTGCGCACCCTCGACGTTTTTCCGGCCCGCCGGCTCTCCCGGGTGCTGCGCAGCAGGTTCGCCCGGTTCCTGTCCTTCCCGGTCACCGCCGCACTGCTCAATACCGGCGGCATGATCCTGATGTTCCGCACCGGACTGCTGCAGGCAATGCAGGAGTCCATGCCGGTGCACTGGCTGGTGACCTTCCATCTCTTGGCTGCCGGCTACCTGTTCACGGCTTCCATAGTGGGGCGGGATCCCTCCCCGCACCGGGCCGGTTATCGGCTGCGGGCCATCGTCCTGGTGCTTTCCATCGCCGCGCACAATATCCTCGCCAAGGGCATCTACGCCGACCCGCCTCCCGGGATCCCGGCCGCTGCCGCGGAAACCGGAGCGCTGGTGATGTACTACGGCGGCGGCATCCTCGAACTGGTGCTGATCGTGCTGTTGTGCCGCCAGTGGTACGCGTCAGTGCGGCCACGCGGCAAAGTCGCGTCCGCTATCCATCCTCAGTAA
- a CDS encoding DUF2243 domain-containing protein, with protein MSSPLRERRSPRRRNLVSGLLFGIGLAAFVDEVIFHQLLQWHHFYDRSTTSVGLFSDGLFHAFGWFAVVAGLFLFADLRRWHETLLKRWTGGVLLGAGVFQLYDGTVQHKLMGLHQIRYEVDLLVYDTVWNVIAVLLIVAGAFLTYRTRTAVPRESTAPADA; from the coding sequence ATGAGTTCTCCCCTCCGCGAGCGCCGCTCTCCGCGGCGGCGCAACCTGGTGTCCGGCTTGCTTTTCGGGATCGGACTTGCTGCCTTCGTCGATGAAGTGATCTTCCACCAGCTCCTCCAGTGGCATCATTTCTACGACCGCTCCACTACATCCGTTGGACTGTTTTCGGACGGTTTGTTCCACGCCTTCGGCTGGTTCGCAGTTGTAGCCGGCCTCTTCCTGTTCGCCGATCTGCGCCGGTGGCATGAGACTCTCCTGAAGCGGTGGACCGGCGGTGTCCTGCTGGGCGCCGGCGTGTTCCAGCTCTATGACGGCACGGTGCAGCACAAGCTCATGGGGCTTCACCAAATCCGCTATGAGGTGGATCTGCTGGTGTACGACACGGTTTGGAACGTCATCGCAGTGCTGTTGATCGTTGCCGGGGCGTTCCTCACCTACCGCACCCGCACTGCCGTCCCGCGGGAATCAACGGCCCCGGCCGATGCATAA